The genomic segment ACCAAGCCGGTCGAGAATGGATCCGCTGCCGAATTGCGCAATCGCGAAGGCCCAGGTGTAGATCGAGCCGATAAAACCGACCTGTGCGACCGACAGACTCAGATCTTTCGTCATCCCCACACTGGTGACGGCATATCCAGTCTGGAAGGTGAAAACAAAAACAACGAAAAAGACTCCCAATGTCCAGTTTATCCAGGCCTGACCACCGCCCAGCTTGCTTTTCTCGGCCATTTTATATCCCCTCGTATCTTCGTCTTCAGACGCCGCTGAGCGACGCACAGAAAGTTTCGTTGCGGATATTTGCATCGCGCGAATACAAAAGCTCCCCGGCCACATAGGTGGCGCATGCCGTTCGGTCGTCGCCCAAGGTCATGACGACGAACAGAACCTCGTCGAGATCCTTGGCGTATTTCATTCGATATTCGAGAATCGGCGTCGCATTGAGATCGAGCACGGTCAAATCGGCTTCCATCCCCACGGCAATGGTGCCGATCTTATCCTCCAGATAAAGCGCATGTGCGGCGCCACGGGTCGCAAGGTAATAGGCGTGCGGCGCGCTCAGTGCGTATCCGCTCATCTGGGCGACTTTGTATGCTTCATTCATGGTAACGAGCTGGGAAAAATTGGTGCCGGCACCCAGATCGGTCGCCAGGCCCACGCGGACAGGTCGTTTCTCGTCCATCGCGTTTTCCACGCTGAATAGACCGCTTCCGAGGAATAGATTCGACGTCGGGCAATGGGAGATCGCGGTGCCGGTATCGTGCAGCACCTGAAATTCCTCTTCTGTAAGATGAACCCCGTGGCCCAGAATGCTGCGTGGCCCGAGATGGCCGTAGTGGTGATAGACATCCACGTACCCGTTGCGCTCGGGATAAAGCTCCTTCACCCACTCGATTTCTCCCAGATTCTCGGAAACATGGGATTGCAGATATGTGCCGGGGTGTTCCTTCCAGACGGCGCCCGCAAGCTCCATCTGTTCCGGCGTGCTGGTCGGCGCGAATCGGGGCGTGACGCAATAAAGGGACCGTCCCTTGTTGTGCCAGCGGCCGATTAATTCTTTGCTTTCCTCATATCCCTGCTGCGGCGTATCCATCAGGGCGTCAGGAGCGTTTCGGTCCATCAAGACCTTGCCCGCGATGTTGCGCATGTTCAGTTTTTCGGACTCTTCGAAAAAAGCATCCACGGAAATTGGGTTAACCGTGCAGAACACCGTCGATGTCGTGGTGCCGCAGCGTAGTCCCTCACGCAGGAAGACCTGAGCCACTTCGTGGGCGTGGTCCTTGTCCTTGAAGCTCTGTTCGGCGACGAAGGTGTATTTATTTAGCCAGTCGATCAGTTGTTTGCCATATGCGCCGATGATCTCTGTCTGTGGGTAATGGACGTGGCAATCGATAAAGCCCGGAAGGATCAGCGCGTCTGAATAGGTTGTCACCTCGACGCCGTCTGGCACCTTGGGGAGAACCTCGTTCGCCGGGCCAAACTCAGTGATCTTGCCATCGGCCATGATAATGACGGCATCGGATTCATGCCGCATGCAGTCTTCGACGGGGTTCCGAAACGGATCGTCCGTGAAAGTCAATGCCGCACCGCGAATCGCGGTGACTGAGTTGCCGTCAGCCATATTCCCGTTCCCCCTTAACCCGATAAGCCCGGATGACTGCCGATCCCGGCCATCCCAAGGACACCCAAGCCGATTTTAGCCTTTTGTAAGACCGGCTAGACCTGTCAGAAGTGACAGTTTGATCAAGTAAAAATGACAGGAAGCTTATGTCCGCTTTTGGCTAAAAGCAGACATAACCTTAACGGCCAGATCAGCCCTTGGGGCTTGTTAACCTTATGTCCGCTTTTGACCCAAAGCGGACATTAGATTAACGCGGCAACGCTTGTGCCAGCCTGTAGACATTGTGGTCAGACGTGTAGGGTTTCTAATCCCCTGCAAGATAGGTTTTCATGAGATCAATGTAGGGGCCCGCACATCCAATGTCATTGGGCAAGAGATTAAAGTCCAGGTTGACAGAGGGAAGACCGCAGAGGTCACTTATGGCCTCTAAAGATGTTCGAGGATCTGTAACAAATGTTTGATATTGTAGGATTATAACGCGTTCAGATGCACCCTTTGACGCTTGTTCAACAGCATTCCTCCAGAATTCGATCTGTTTTACGATGCAAGAAAAGTCATAAGGATAGCTCGGCGCATCGAGCCGATAGTGGAAGAGAAAGATTTTCCAAGCATTGTCCCAAATGTCCCTATCCGTAAATATGAAATATGAATTTGGAACGGTTCTCAAAATTTTTGGAATACAGTTCAATACATAAGTTGAAGACATTGTATTCGTAATAGCAATATGGCTTTGTGCACGCGCCGACAATTTTTCTTTCAAGATTTCCTGGAAAAGGGAAACGTAACTATCAGGCAAGTCATCGAGGCTTTTCACAAAATTCAGCCCTATGCGAGCATTGAGCTCGTCAATTGTCTTGGGGAGAATATTACTTTCATAGCCAAGTTTTACGCCCGGGATCTCACCAATCAGGTTCTCGACAGTCGATTTTCCTGATCTTGGCATACCCGCGACGAATAAGACCTTTGGTCCGTCATCCCAGGTTGCATATTTCCGCGGGGAGGAGCCTTCAAAATAGGGGGAATCGAAACGGCGTGATGAATCAAGATGAGGCATGGGTCTTGGTTTTAGGTCATGTAGAGCTGCATACTCTGCGTTGGCTTGGATGGCTTGTTCCCAGGCCTCACAATATTTCCCAGCCTTATCCATGGCGCGAGCCCTCGCAAATTTGAGGATAGCTCTTGAGCCTGCGTCATTCGGGCTTAGGGTGTCCAAAGCCTGGTCGATGGCATGGAGCAAATTAATCCCCAACTCATCGGGCGTGTAATTACTTAAGTTTTCAAGCGTTCCCACGGAATTGGGGTTGGCAGAAAATGCCGCCTTAAACGCTTTCAAAGCCTCAGTTCGCTTGCCCCATTCGTCATAAAAAAAGCCAATATTTTCGTAATGCTTATAAGTCATTCCGCCGCAAGACATCGCAAGTCGCAACAATTTTTCTCCCTCTTCGATAGCACCTTGTAATCCATGGACTCGCGCCAACAGTGTCAGCGTATCAAGGTCTTCCGGGTTATGCGCGAGCCCCCTCTTTAAGGTAGCCTCCGCATCTGCTAGGTGATTGCGTTCGAATTGCAGGCGACCTAACTCATAGAATAAGTGGGGGTCGCCTGGAAATATTTTGAGAGCTTTAAGAAATTGTTCTTCGGCTTCACTAAATTTATTCTGTTTAATAAGAGCCAGTGACAAATTGTAAACTACATTAATTTCATTTTGTGAAATATCTATAGCTTTCCGCAAATACTTTTCGGCCCGCTCGGGTTGCCAGGTCTTTAGCAGAACGACTGCAAGATCGTTCAATATATCGACGCTTTCGGGGTTTAATTCAGCGGCGAGAGATAGTTTGTTTTCTGCGTCATCATAGCGATTAAGTGCAGCCAATATGATGCCCTCGCCCCTTTGATACTCCGCCAAATCGGGATCAAGCAAAGAGGCCCGCTGGATGTGATCCAATGCTTTCGCAGGATTTCCCTTCAGTTGGTA from the Gammaproteobacteria bacterium genome contains:
- the guaD gene encoding guanine deaminase, yielding MADGNSVTAIRGAALTFTDDPFRNPVEDCMRHESDAVIIMADGKITEFGPANEVLPKVPDGVEVTTYSDALILPGFIDCHVHYPQTEIIGAYGKQLIDWLNKYTFVAEQSFKDKDHAHEVAQVFLREGLRCGTTTSTVFCTVNPISVDAFFEESEKLNMRNIAGKVLMDRNAPDALMDTPQQGYEESKELIGRWHNKGRSLYCVTPRFAPTSTPEQMELAGAVWKEHPGTYLQSHVSENLGEIEWVKELYPERNGYVDVYHHYGHLGPRSILGHGVHLTEEEFQVLHDTGTAISHCPTSNLFLGSGLFSVENAMDEKRPVRVGLATDLGAGTNFSQLVTMNEAYKVAQMSGYALSAPHAYYLATRGAAHALYLEDKIGTIAVGMEADLTVLDLNATPILEYRMKYAKDLDEVLFVVMTLGDDRTACATYVAGELLYSRDANIRNETFCASLSGV
- a CDS encoding tetratricopeptide repeat protein, with protein sequence MTKRHSPRSRNQIMQEASEAIQEGDTARAIEILSAALREDPNRAELHNLMASAYQLKGNPAKALDHIQRASLLDPDLAEYQRGEGIILAALNRYDDAENKLSLAAELNPESVDILNDLAVVLLKTWQPERAEKYLRKAIDISQNEINVVYNLSLALIKQNKFSEAEEQFLKALKIFPGDPHLFYELGRLQFERNHLADAEATLKRGLAHNPEDLDTLTLLARVHGLQGAIEEGEKLLRLAMSCGGMTYKHYENIGFFYDEWGKRTEALKAFKAAFSANPNSVGTLENLSNYTPDELGINLLHAIDQALDTLSPNDAGSRAILKFARARAMDKAGKYCEAWEQAIQANAEYAALHDLKPRPMPHLDSSRRFDSPYFEGSSPRKYATWDDGPKVLFVAGMPRSGKSTVENLIGEIPGVKLGYESNILPKTIDELNARIGLNFVKSLDDLPDSYVSLFQEILKEKLSARAQSHIAITNTMSSTYVLNCIPKILRTVPNSYFIFTDRDIWDNAWKIFLFHYRLDAPSYPYDFSCIVKQIEFWRNAVEQASKGASERVIILQYQTFVTDPRTSLEAISDLCGLPSVNLDFNLLPNDIGCAGPYIDLMKTYLAGD